Proteins encoded together in one Bos indicus isolate NIAB-ARS_2022 breed Sahiwal x Tharparkar chromosome 25, NIAB-ARS_B.indTharparkar_mat_pri_1.0, whole genome shotgun sequence window:
- the INTS1 gene encoding integrator complex subunit 1, with amino-acid sequence MNRAKPTTVRRPSAAAKPSGHPPPGDFIALGSKGQTTESKTASTLLKPAPSGLPSERKRDAAAALAGASALPGLTKRPKLSSTPPLSALGRLAEAAVAEKRAISPSIKEPSVVPIEVPPTVLLDEIEAAELEGNDDRLEGVLCGAVKQLKVTRAKPDSVLYLSLMYLAKMKPNIFATEGVIEALCSLLRRDASVSFKAKGNSLVSVLACNLLMAAYEEDENWPEIFVKVYIEDSLGERIWVDSPHCRTFVDNIQTAFNTKMPPKSVLLQGEAGRGGGDLSAGSSPHPSLTEEEDSQTELLIAEEKLSPEQEGQLMPRYEELAESVEEYVLDMLRDQLNRRQPIDSVSRNLLRLLTSACGYKEARLMAVQRLEMWLQNPKLTRPAQDLLMSVCMNCSTHGAEDMDVISHLIKIRLKPKVLLNHYMLCIRELLNAHKDNLGTTIKFVIFNELSNARNPNNMQILYTVLQHSSELAPKFLAMVFQDLLTNKDDYLRASRALLREIIKQTKHEINFQAFCLGLMQERKEPQYLDMEFKERFVVHVTDVLAVSMMLGITAQVKEAGVAWDKGEKKNLEVLRSFQNQIAAIQRDAVWWLHTVVPSISKLAPKDYVHCLHKVLFTEQPETYYKWDNWPPESDRNFFLRLCSEVPILEDTLMRILVIGLSRELPLGPADAMELADHLVKRAAAVQADDVDVLKVERVQLIDAVLNLCTYHHPENIQLPPGYQPPNLAISTLYWKAWPLLLVVAAFNPENIGLAAWEEYPTLKMLMEMAMTNNYSYPPCTLTDEESRTEMINRELQVSQREKQEILAFEGHLAAASTRQTITESSSLLLSQLTSLEPQGPPRRPPPHILDQVKGLNQSLRLGHLLCRSRNPDFLLNIIQRQASSQSMPWLADLVQSSEGSLDVLPVQCLCEFLLHDAADEPASGGEEEEGESKEQKARKRQRQQKQKQLLGRLQDLLLGPKADEQTTCEVLDYFLRRLGSSQVAARVLAMKGLSLVLSEGSLRDGEEKEPPLEEDSGDADALQGYQWLLRDLPRLPLFESVRSTTALALQQAIHMETDPQTISAYLVYLSQHTPVEEQGQHSDLALDVARLIVERSTIMSHLFSKRSCSAESDVVLAALLSIFSRYVQRMRKSKEGEEVYSWSESQDQVFLRWSSGETATMHILVVHAMVILLTLGPPRAGDSEFQALLDIWFPEKKPLPTAFLVDTSEEALLLPDWLKLRMIRSEVPRLVDAALQDLEPQQLLLFVQSFGIPVSSMSKLLQYLDQAVAHDPQTLEQNIMDKNYMAHLVEVQHERGASGGQTFHSLLTASLPARRDSAEAPKPKSSPEQPPGQGGTRAVARVRALGPEDDLAGLLLQIFPLSPGPRWKSSHARPAALALQQALGRELARVRQGSPEVPGVAVRLLQALATLLSSPHGGALALAMHRSHVLACPLMRQLCQYQRCAPQDTGFSSLFLKVLVQALQWLDGPSVEAGPLQAQLRLFAAQCSARRRISNVRSGFLHLVEALTFRGDPEAVSSTVRAIVATLRSGEQCDVEPELISKVLRSLIEARSPHLEELLAALFSTASAVPPSGPVVVVSSLLLPEKEEPLAPGKQEADSCSQEAMLLGPCSGLLVDWLEMLDPEVVGSCPDLQQRLLFSRGKGKGHPGPQVPSFRPYLLALLTHQSSWSTLHQCIRILLGRGREQRFDPSASLDFLWACIHVPRIWQGRDQRTPQKRREELVLRVQPAELVGLVELILAEAEARSQDGDAGACGLLQARLPLLLSCCRGGDEGIKKVTAHLTSCVQQWGDSVLGKCSRDLLVQLYLQRPDLRVPLPDVLLHSQGATGSSVCKLDGLIHRFITLLADTSDSRASESRVADASMACRKLAVAHPLLLLRHLPMIAALLHGRTHLNFQEFRQQNHLTFFMHVLGVLELLQPQVFQSEHQGALWDCLLSFVRLLRNYRKSSRHLVPFASKFVRFTHKYISCSPAAAVAFLQKHLNVLHDLSLDSSDLVMLKSLLAGLSLPSRDGGADRALDEEGEDESSAGSLPLVSVCIFTPLTAAEMAPYMKRLSRGQTVEDLLEVLSDVDEMSRRRPEILGFFSTSLQRLMSSAEESCRSLAFSLALRSIQNNPGIAADFLPTFMYCLGSRDFEVVQTALRNLPEYTLLCQEHAAVLLHRAFLVGMYGQMDTSAQISEALRILHLEAMM; translated from the exons GCGCTGTGCAGCCTCCTGCGCCGGGATGCCTCCGTCAGCTTCAAGGCCAAGGGCAACAGCCTGGTGTCTGTGCTGGCCTGCAACCTCCTCATGGCCGCGTACGAGGAGGATGAGAACTGGCCCGAGATCTTCGTCAAG GTGTACATCGAAGACTCCCTGGGGGAGCGGATCTGGGTGGACAGCCCGCACTGCAGGACCTTTGTGGACAACATCCAGACAGCCTTCAACACCAAGATGCCCCCCAAGAGTGTGCTCCTGCAGGGGGAGGCGGGGCGTGGCGGAGGGGACCTCAGTGCTG GGAGCAGCCCGCACCCGTCCCTCACGGAGGAGGAGGACAGCCAGACGGAGCTCCTGATCGCCGAGGAGAAGCTCAGCCCCGAGCAGGAGGGCCAGCTCATGCCCAG GTACGAGGAGCTGGCGGAGAGCGTGGAGGAGTACGTCTTGGACATGTTGCGCGACCAGCTCAACCGGCGGCAGCCCATCGACAGCGTCTCGCGGAACCTCCTGCGGTTGCTCACCTCTGCCTGCGGCTACAAGGAGGCGCGGCTGATGGCGGTGCAGAGGCTGGAGATGTGGCTGCAGAACCCCAAG CTGACGCGGCCTGCTCAGGACCTGCTCATGTCCGTgtgcatgaactgtagcacgcacGGCGCCGAGGACATGGACGTCATCTCCCACCTGATCAAGATCCGTCTCAAGCCCAAGGTCCTGCTCAACCACTACATGCTCTGTATCAG GGAGCTGCTGAACGCGCACAAGGACAATCTGGGCACCACGATCAAGTTCGTGATCTTCAACGAGCTCTCTAACGCGCGGAACCCCAACAACATGCAGATCCTGTACACCGTGCTGCAGCACAGCTCCGAGCTGGCGCCCAAG TTCCTGGCCATGGTGTTCCAGGACCTGCTGACCAACAAGGACGACTACCTGCGGGCCTCGCGGGCCCTGCTGCGTGAGATCATCAAGCAGACCAAGCACGAGATCAACTTCCAGGCCTTCTGCCTCGGGCTCATGCAGGAGCGCAAGGAGCCCCAGTACCTGGACATGGAGTTCAAG GAGCGCTTCGTGGTACACGTCACGGACGTGCTGGCCGTGTCCATGATGCTGGGCATCACTGCCCAGGTGAAGGAGGCTGGCGTCGCCTGGGACAAAGGAGAGAAGAAGA ACCTCGAGGTGCTGCGCTCCTTCCAGAACCAGATCGCTGCAATCCAGCGGGATGCCGTGTGGTGGCTGCACACCGTCGTGCCCTCCATCAGCAAGCTCGCCCCCAAGGACTACGTGCACTG CCTCCACAAGGTTCTCTTCACGGAGCAGCCCGAGACCTACTACAAGTGGGACAACTGGCCCCCCGAGAGCGACCGCAA CTTCTTCCTCCGCCTCTGCTCGGAGGTGCCCATCCTGGAGGACACGCTGATGCGCATTCTAGTCATCGGGCTCTCGCGGGAGCTCCCTCTTGGCCCCGCCGACGCCATGGAGCTGGCTGACCACCTGGTGAAGCGGGCTGCAGCTGTGCAGGCTGACG ACGTGGACGTGCTGAAGGTGGAGCGAGTGCAGCTGATCGACGCCGTCCTGAACCTGTGCACCTACCACCACCCCGAGAACATCCAGCTCCCGCCAGG GTATCAGCCTCCAAACCTCGCCATCTCCACCCTCTATTGGAAGGCGTGGCCCCTCCTGCTGGTGGTCGCTGCGTTCAACCCGGAGAACATTG GCCTGGCCGCCTGGGAAGAGTACCCCACGCTGAAGATGCTCATGGAGATGGCAATGACCAA CAATTACTCGTACCCGCCGTGCACCCTGACGGATGAGGAGAGCCGCACCGAGATGATCAACCGGGAGCTGCAGGTCTCGCAGCGGGAGAAGCAGGAGATCCTGGCATTCGAGGGGCACCTGGCCGCAGCCTCCACCCGGCAGACCATCACCGAGAGCAGCAGCCTGCTGCTGTCCCAGCTCACCAGCCTCGAGCCCCA AGGGCCACCCCGGAGGCCTCCGCCTCACATCCTGGACCAGGTGAAAGGCCTCAACCAGTCCCTGCGCCTTGGGCACCTTCTGTGTCGGAGCCGGAACCCCGACTTCCTTCTCAACATCATCCAGAGGCAG GCCTCCTCGCAGTCCATGCCCTGGCTGGCCGACCTGGTGCAGTCCAGCGAGGGCTCCCTGGACGTGCTGCCCGTGCAGTGCCTGTGCGAGTTCCTGCTGCATGACGCCGCTGATGAGCCCGCCTcgggcggggaggaggaggagggcgagAGCAAGGAGCAGAAGGCCAGGAAGCGGCAG AGgcagcagaagcagaagcagctGCTGGGCCGCCTGCAGGACCTGCTGCTGGGCCCCAAGGCAGACGAGCAGACCACGTGTGAGGTGCTGGACTACTTCCTGCGGCGGCTGGGCTCCTCGCAAGTGGCTGCCAGGGTGCTGGCCATGAAG GGCTTGTCCCTGGTGCTCTCAGAGGGCAGCCTGCGGGACGGGGAGGAGAAGGAGccgcccctggaggaggactcgGGCGACGCGGACGCGCTGCAGGGCTACCAGTGGCTGCTGCGCGACCTGCCCCGGCTGCCGCTGTTCGAGAGCGTGAGGAGTACCACCGCGCTGGCGCTGCAGCAG GCCATCCACATGGAGACCGACCCACAGACCATCAGCGCCTACCTGGTCTACCTGTCCCAGCACACGCCCGTGGAGGAGCAGGGCCAGCACAGCGACCTAGCCTTG GACGTGGCCCGGCTCATCGTGGAGCGCTCCACCATCATGTCCCACCTCTTCTCCAAGCGCTCCTGCAGCGCCGAATCGGACGTGGTGCTGGCAGCCCTGCTGTCCATCTTTTCCCGCTACGTGCAGCGCATGCGCAAGAGCAAGGAGGGCGAGGAGGTCTACAGCTGG TCAGAGTCGCAGGACCAGGTCTTCCTGCGCTGGAGCAGCGGGGAGACGGCCACCATGCACATCCTGGTGGTCCACGCCATGGTCATCCTCCTGACTCTGGGCCCGCCCCGTG CTGGTGACAGCGAGTTCCAGGCGCTGCTGGATATCTGGTTCCCGGAGAAGAAGCCGCTACCCACAGCCTTCCTGGTGGACACGTCGGAGGAGGCACTGCTGCTGCCCGACTGGCTGAAGCTGCGTATGATCCGCTCAGAGGTCCCTCGGCTGGTGGACGCCG CCCTGCAGGACCTGGAGCcgcagcagctgctgctgttcGTGCAGTCCTTCGGCATCCCCGTGTCCAGCATGAGCAAGCTGCTGCAGTACCTGGACCAGGCCGTGGCCCACGACCCCCAGACCCTGGAGCAGAACATCATGGACAAGA ACTACATGGCCCACCTGGTGGAGGTGCAGCATGAGCGCGGCGCGTCCGGAGGCCAGACCTTCCACTCCCTGCTCACAGCCTCCCTGCCCGCCCGGCGAG acAGCGCAGAGGCGCCGAAACCCAAAAGCAGCCCAGAGCAGCCGCCGGGCCAGGGCGGGACCCGGGCCGTGGCACGGGTGCGGGCGCTGGGCCCAGAGGACGACCTGGCCGGCCTGCTCCTGCAG ATCTTCCCATTGAGCCCGGGCCCACGGTGGAAGAGTTCCCACGCACGCCCTGCCGCCCTGGCGCTGCAGCAGGCCCTGGGCCGGGAGCTGGCGCGAGTCCGCCAGGGGAGCCCCGAGGTGCCGGGTGTCGCCGTGCGCCTCCTGCAGGCTCTCGCCACCCTGCTGAGCTCCCCACACGGCggggccctggccctggccatGCACCGCAGCCACGTCCTTGCCTGCCCCTTGATGCGCCAGCTCTGCCAGTACCAG CGCTGCGCGCCCCAGGACACTGGCTTCTCGTCACTCTTCCTCAAAGTGCTCGTGCAGGCCCTGCAGTGGCTGGACGGCCCCTCCGTGGAGGCTGGGCCCCTGCAGGCCCAGCTCAGGCTGTTTGCTGCCCAGTGCTCGGCGCGGCGCCGGATCAGCAACG TGCGGAGCGGGTTCCTGCACCTGGTGGAGGCCCTGACATTCCGCGGGGACCCAGAAGCGGTCAGCTCCACCGTGCGTGCCATCGTGGCCACCCTCAGATCTGGGGAGCAGTGTGACGTGGAGCCCGAGCTCATCAGCAAAG TCCTCCGGAGTTTGATCGAGGCGAGGTCACCTCACTTGGAGGAGCTGCTGGCCGCGCTCTTCTCCACCGCGTCCGCCGTCCCGCCCTCGGGGCCCGTGGTGGTGGTCAGCTCACTGCTGCTGCCAGAGAAGGAGGAGCCCCTGGCCCCTGGGAAGCAGGAGGCCGACAGCTGCAG CCAAGAGGCCATGCTCCTGGGGCCCTGCTCGGGGCTGCTTGTCGACTGGCTGGAGATGCTGGACCCCGAGGTGGTTGGCAGCTGCCCCGACCTTCAGCAGAGGCTGCTCTTTTCCCGGGGCAAG GGCAAAGGCCACCCTGGCCCCCAGGTGCCATCTTTCCGTCCCTACCTGCTGGCCCTGCTCACACACCAGTCCAGCTGGTCCACCCTGCACCAGTGTATCCGCATCCTGCTGGGCAGGGGCCGGGAACAGAG gtTTGACCCCTCGGCCTCCCTTGACTTCCTCTGGGCCTGCATCCACGTCCCTCGGATCTGGCAGGGCAGGGACCAGCGCACCCCACAG AAGCGGCGGGAGGAGCTGGTGCTGCGGGTGCAGCCGGCGGAGCTTGTGGGGCTGGTGGAGCTGATCCTGGCCGAAGCGGAGGCACGCAGCCAGGATGGGGATGCGGGCGCCTGCGGGCTGCTCCAGGCACGGCTGCCCCTGCTGCTGAGCTGTTGCCGCGGTGGCGACGAAGGCATCAAGAAGGTGACGGCACACTTGACAAGCTGCGTCCAGCAGTGGGGCGACAG CGTGCTGGGGAAGTGCAGCCGCGACCTGCTGGTGCAGCTCTACCTGCAGCGGCCGGACCTGCGGGTGCCCCTGCCTGACGTCCTGCTGCACAGCCAGGGGGCCACCGGCAGCAGTGTCTGCAAG CTGGACGGCCTCATCCACCGCTTCATCACCCTTCTGGCGGACACCAGCGACTCCCGGGCATCCGAGAGCCGAGTGGCCGACGCCAGCATGGCCTGTCGGAAGCTGGCGGTGGCCCACCCCCTCTTGCTGCTGAG GCACCTGCCCATGATCGCCGCCCTCCTGCACGGCCGCACGCATCTCAACTTCCAGGAGTTCCGGCAGCAGAACCACCTGACCTTCTTCATGCATGTGCTGGGGGTCCTGGAGCTGCTGCAGCCGCAGGTGTTCCAGAGCGAGCACCAGGGGGCGCTGTGGGACTGCCTGCTCTCCTTCGTGCGCCTGCTGCGG AACTACAGGAAGTCCTCCCGCCACCTCGTGCCCTTCGCCAGCAAGTTCGTGCGGTTCACCCACAAGTACATCAGCTGCAGCCCCGCAGCCGCCGTCGCCTTCCTGCAGAAGCATCTGAACGTGCTGCA TGACCTGTCCCTTGACAGCAGCGACCTGGTGATGCTTAAGTCGCTCCTGGCGGGGCTCAGCCTTCCTAGCAGGGACGGCGGGGCTGACCGGGCACTGGATGAGGAGGGTGAGG ATGAGAGCTCGGCTGGCTCCCTGCCTCTGGTCAGTGTCTGCATCTTCACTCCTCTGACTGCAGCCGAGATGGCCCCCTACATGAAGAGGCTGTCCCGCGGCCAGACGGTTGAGG ATCTGCTGGAGGTCCTGAGCGACGTGGATGAGATGTCTCGGCGGAGACCGGAGATCCTGGGCTTCTTCTCG ACCAGCCTGCAGCGGCTCATGAGCTCGGCCGAGGAGTCCTGCCGCAGCCTGGCCTTCAGCCTGGCCTTGCGCTCCATCCAGAACAACCCCGG CATTGCAGCCGACTTCCTGCCCACATTCATGTACTGTCTGGGCAGCCGGGACTTCGAGGTGGTGCAGACAGCCCTGAGGAACCTGCCTGAGTACACCCTCCTCTGCCAAG AGCATGCGGCCGTGTTGCTGCACCGGGCCTTCTTAGTGGGCATGTATGGCCAGATGGACACCAGCGCCCAGATCTCTGAGGCCCTGAGGATCCTGCACTTGGAGGCCATGATGTGA